From Juglans regia cultivar Chandler chromosome 8, Walnut 2.0, whole genome shotgun sequence, the proteins below share one genomic window:
- the LOC109000452 gene encoding uncharacterized protein LOC109000452 → MGLSMNTTPPSSVAESHYHTHKVFLFCNYILLGAASSCIFLTLSLRLFPSISGFFLILLHVLTIAGAVFGCAAASSGGTNRWYAAHMVATVLTAIFQGSVSVLIFTRTGDFLGQLKSYVREEDGAVILKLAGGLCVLIFCLEWVVLTLAFFLKYYAYVERDGVGANGYGMRRSAKVQQEEDLKDWPWPFQV, encoded by the coding sequence ATGGGTCTCTCCATGAACACCACCCCACCAAGCTCTGTGGCTGAATCCCACTACCACACCCACAAGGTCTTCCTCTTTTGCAACTACATTCTACTTGGTGCAGCCTCCAGTTGCATCTTCCTCACCCTCTCGCTCCGCCTTTTCCCCTCCATAAGCGGGTTCTTTCTAATCCTCCTCCACGTCCTCACAATCGCGGGGGCGGTCTTCGGCTGTGCAGCGGCCTCATCGGGCGGGACTAACAGGTGGTATGCAGCTCACATGGTGGCCACCGTGCTGACAGCGATATTTCAAGGATCGGTCTCGGTGCTGATCTTCACAAGGACGGGGGATTTTCTGGGGCAGTTGAAGTCCTATGTGAGGGAAGAGGACGGCGCTGTGATACTGAAGTTGGCTGGCGGGTTGTGCGTGTTGATCTTTTGCTTGGAGTGGGTGGTCTTGACACTTGCATTTTTCCTAAAATACTATGCTTATGTCGAGCGTGATGGTGTTGGGGCTAACGGCTATGGTATGAGGAGGAGTGCTAAAGTGCAGCAAGAGGAGGACTTGAAGGACTGGCCATGGCCTTTCCAAGTCTAA